The following proteins are encoded in a genomic region of Triticum dicoccoides isolate Atlit2015 ecotype Zavitan chromosome 1B, WEW_v2.0, whole genome shotgun sequence:
- the LOC119343679 gene encoding glutathione transferase GST 23-like, translated as MEKAAENVDAGAAAQLQLKLFGSWASSYTHRVQLAMRLKGLAFEYAEEDLGNKSDALLRQNPVYKKVPVLVHDGRSLAESVIILQYLDDAFPASRQLLPADAFDRAVARFWCHFGDDKLGPAVGAVFASTGEEQEAAVRQVHENLALIEAELREGAFKGRRFFGGDEVGFLDVVLGCGSYWLAVFEEVTGVQLVDAEAFPLFHAWLRDFEAQDEVRETIPSIDRLLEYARGLRQMLVAMAAAAGAGAASPDAPTAAPPAAAPPAATTADIAVDI; from the exons ATGGAGAAGGCAGCGGAGAACGTTGACGCTGGTGCGGCGGCGCAGCTGCAGCTGAAGCTGTTCGGGTCGTGGGCGAGCTCGTACACGCACCGCGTGCAGCTGGCCATGCGGCTCAAGGGGCTCGCCTTCGAGTACGCGGAGGAGGACCTCGGCAACAAGAGCGACGCGCTGCTGCGCCAAAACCCCGTCTACAAGAAGGTCCCCGTGCTCGTCCACGACGGCCGCTCCCTCGCCGAGTCCGTCATCATCCTCCAGTATCTCGACGACGCCTTCCCGGCCTCCCGCCAGCTCCTCCCCGCCGACGCCTTCGACCGCGCCGTCGCTCGCTTCTGGTGCCACTTCGGCGACGACAAG CTTGGGCCTGCGGTGGGGGCGGTGTTCGCGTCCACgggggaggagcaggaggcggcGGTGCGGCAGGTGCACGAGAACCTGGCGCTGATCGAGGCAGAGCTCCGGGAGGGGGCGTTCAAGGGCCGGCGCTTCttcggcggcgacgaggtcggctTCCTCGACGTCGTCCTGGGCTGCGGCTCCTACTGGCTGGCCGTCTTCGAGGAGGTCACCGGCGTGCAGCTGGTGGACGCCGAGGCGTTCCCGCTCTTCCACGCATGGCTGCGCGACTTCGAGGCGCAGGACGAGGTGAGGGAGACCATACCCTCCATCGACCGCCTCCTCGAGTACGCGCGCGGCCTCCGCCAGATGCtggtcgccatggccgccgccgccggcgctggAGCAGCCTCGCCCGACGCCCCCACCGCCGCTCCACCCGCCGCGGCGCCCCCGGCCGCCACCACGGCCGACATCGCCGTGGACATATGA